In Parus major isolate Abel chromosome 1, Parus_major1.1, whole genome shotgun sequence, the following proteins share a genomic window:
- the TOMM70 gene encoding mitochondrial import receptor subunit TOM70: protein MAASKPVEAPGGGGAAGLSRWQLALVLGAPVLLGAGAIYLWGRRAAQRGKGASERKTPEGRASPGPGGEGGSGQPDGPGHEEMSPLGRAQAAKNKGNKYFKAGKYELAIQCYTEAISLCPPEKNLDLSTFYQNRAAAYEQLQKWTEVAQDCTKAVELNPKYVKALFRRAKAHEKLDNKKECLEDVTAVCILEAFQNQQSMLLADKVLKLLGKEKAKEKYKNREPLMPSPQFIKSYFSSFTDDIISQPLLKGEKSDEDKDKEGEASEVKENSGYLRAKQYMEEENYDKIISESTKEIEAKGKYMAEALLLRATFYLLIGNASAAKPDLDQVISMEDANVKLRANALIKRGSMYMQQQQPAMSTQDFNTAAGIDPQNADVYHHRGQLKILLDQIEEAVEDFDECIRLRPNSALAQAQKCFALYRQAYTGSNALTVQAAMKGFEDVIKKFPKCAEGYALYAQALTDQQQFGKADEMYDKCIDLEPDNATTYVHKGLLQLQWKQDLDKGLELISKAIEIDNKCDFAYETMGTIEVQRGNLDKAIEMFNKAINLAKSEMEMAHLYSLCDAAYAQTEVAKKYGLKPPTL from the exons ATGGCCGCCTCGAAGCCCGTGGAGGcgccgggcggcggcggcgccgccgGGCTGTCCCGCTGGCAGCTGGCGCTGGTGCTAGGCGCGCCCGTCCTGCTGGGCGCCGGCGCGATCTACCTGtgggggcggcgggcggcgcAGCGCGGGAAGGGCGCGAGCGAGCGGAAGACCCCTGAGGGGCGAGCGAGCCCCGGGCCCGGCGGCGAAGGCGGCTCCGGGCAGCCCGACGGGCCCGGACACGAGGAGATG agtCCTCTTGGTAGAGCCCAAGCAGCCaagaacaaaggaaacaaatactttaaagcaggaaaatatgaGCTAGCTATTCAGTGTTATACTGAGGCTATCAGCCTATGTCCTCCTGAGAAAAACCTTGATCTTTCTACCTTCTAtcaaaacagagctgctgcctaTGAACAACTG CAAAAATGGACAGAAGTGGCACAAGATTGTACAAAGGCTGTTGAGCTTAACCCTAAATATGTCAAAGCTCTCTTCAGACGTGCAAAGGCCCATGAGAAGCTAGACAATAAGAAGGAATGTTTAGAAG ATGTCACTGCAGTCTGCATTTTAGAAGCCTTCCAAAACCAGCAAAGTATGTTATTAGCTGATAAAGTTCTTAAACtccttgggaaagaaaaggccaAAGAGAAGTACAAG aatCGGGAGCCTCTGATGCCCTCACCACAATTCATTAAATCCTACTTCAGTTCTTTCACAGATGATATAATTTCCCAACCTTTGCTTAAGGGTGAGAAATCAGATGAAGATAAGGACAAGGAGGGAGAGGCTtctgaagtaaaagaaaa CTCTGGCTATTTGAGAGCAAAACAATATATGGAAGAAGAGAACTATGACAAAATTATCAGtgaaagcacaaaagaaattgaagcaaagggaaaatacaTGGCAGAAGCTTTGCTTCTGCGAGCTACTTTCTACTTACTTATTGGCAATGCAAGTGCTGCCAAACCAGACCTAGATCAGGTCATCAGCATGGAAGATGCAAATGTGAAG CTGCGAGCCAACGCTCTGATCAAACGGGGCAGTATGtacatgcagcagcagcagcctgccaTGTCCACTCAGGACTTCAACACAGCTGCTGGCATTGATCCTCAGAATGCTGATGTTTACCACCATCGAGGACAA CTGAAAATTCTGCTTGACCAAATTGAGGAGGCTGTGGAAGACTTTGATGAATGTATCCGGTTGCGACCCAATTCTGCCTTGGcacaagcacagaaatgtttcGCTCTG TATCGCCAGGCTTATACAGGAAGTAATGCTTTGACTGTGCAAGCAGCCATGAAAGGCTTTGAAGATGTCATTAAAAAATTTCCAAAGTGTGCTGAGGGCTATGCACTCTATGCTCAG GCACTAACTGATCAACAGCAGTTTGGCAAGGCTGATGAAATGTATGATAAATGCATTGACCTTGAACCAGACAATGCCACTACATATGTTCATAAAGG TTTACTTCAGCTCCAGTGGAAGCAAGATTTAGACAAAGGATTAGAACTCATAAGCAAGGCGATTGAAATTGATAACAAATGTGATTTTGCATATGAGACCATGGGAACGATTGAAGTGCAAAG aggTAATCTGGATAAAGCCATTGAAATGTTCAACAAAGCTATCAACCTGGCCAAATCAGAAATGGAGATGGCCCACCTCTACTCACTCTGTGATGCTGCCTATGCCCAGACAGAAGTTGCAAAGAAGTATGGATTGAAACCACCAACACTGTAA